ataaaaactattgtttaaacaacataacTAAACAACTtctaaattgttttaattcGAGTTAATTTTTTGCATAGTTTTGTTCCATAAAAtcgccaaaataaaaaataaaaaaagaatttgacttGGCTTGTGGGCCCTAAAATTTATAGACAGGTACTTAATGCATGCGAAAAGTTAGACGAATTGCAACCGCTTTCTCACATTGGCTGATTGGCAACACGGAAAGGTTAAAAACTTGATGCAGCATAGTCAAACAACTTGTTCCCTCATTGACTTGTACTCCATTCTGTAGTAAATGTTTTCCAAATATGTACGTTACATTATTTGTGGGCTGTCTTTTTCTTGGTCTAAACGTCTGACCTAGCAACATTTCTTTTTAACtgacaaatttcaaatttttttattttttttattttccatgcaCACTGAGTCTTCAACGATATTCTGATGAAAATTCCACGCTTGAAAGTCAAACCCCATTACTTTGACCAAACCAAATTGCCTCTTCACACTATAAATAGGTTCTTTTGTAGTTTCAAAATATGGTTATATTGAGACTTTGAGAGCGGTTGAAAATGGAGGTGAAGAAGATGAGCGCTTTAGTTAATGGTGGTAAAGATGatgaaaatttccttcctgGGTTTCGCTTTCATCCAACTGATGAAGAACTTGTAGGGTTTTATCTTCAAAGGAAGGTGGATAAGAAACCTATTTGTCTTGACCTCATCAAACATATTGATATATACAAACATGATCCATGGGATCTTCCAAGTATGTTCTATatattttcttcatcttcattttattttttaatacagcagttaaattttaatgatttgGATGAGAGGCCAGAAAGTAAATTTATATGTTCTCTGTTTAACTTAGAAGATTACATTTTATGTTTAAGATTTAATTTATAGGATTGTACTAAATGTCATGTCATTTAAACACTTAATACACCTCTAAATTTGTAATGTTTAATCAGAACTATGAAAtgaatacatttattttaatacaGTTAAAGAGTGTTTTGGcatgatttttttccccctttttcaaGCAAATCATTGTTATTACTTTCATTGACATGTtcctctttctttgttcttggTGGCTCTTATATATTGCAGAAAATGAAGCTGGTAGTGTTGGAGAAAAAGAGTGGTACTTCTTTTGcagaagaggaagaaagtaCAAGAATAGTGTAAGACCCAACAGGGTCACCGGATCTGGATTTTGGAAAGCTACTGGCATAGACAAGGCTATATATTCTGTCAAAGAACCTCATGAATGCATTGGCCTGAAAAAGTCCTTAGTCTATTATAGAGGAAGCGCTGGAAAAGGTACCAAGACTGATTGGATGATGCATGAGTTCCGTCTCCCAGCAAGTAAAAGCACCAACCCTTCCGTCACTAAAAACACTACTCAAGAAGCAGTAAGATTCATCTgacttactatatatatatatatatatatatatatatatatatatattatttccaTAAATAGCATATCATTAATTAGTACTTTATTATAAAACGAGAAATATTAGGATACTACAACTTTAATTACATAAACTTTACAAACCTAATcacaaaaattaattcaatatttgtttattatattcAGGGGCGGTGCTACAGCCTAtttagggggttcatttgaaccccttgacttcaaaatatatatatattagtttaatactttaatttatttttaaacatatttttttgcaCACCCTTGACTTAAATTTTGCACACTCTTATTACAAGTATTTTGACTCTTAGAGTAAAAAGTAAGTGTTTGTGAATtataagtgtaattttttttttataaatttatattatatgtgtgtgagtgtgtctaatattgattatgtacattacttttttttataatgttatttgtgtaaATTATGATGCGTGTGAAtgtttgtgtgtacaatataaatataatataactttatataatttaataattaggaaatagagttttttttttttttacatgtgtgtgtattattatcatattataataactttttgttataaagttagtaaaataaaagaaaaaaattgtaaagttagtgattgttcaagcatttgattggttaagtaaatacgtaatatataattttatgtatgaatgagtATAATTATGTGCATCATTAATTAATATGGAGCCAATGAATTGAGATTAGTCATTtagtctaaaatatttttataaaaacaaagtcaaatagataataacaactgtataaagataaaaatgttagataaaacttaacaaaataaaatggtcataggCTCATAACTACCCACATTAGCAATAGATACTCAAAACAAACTATCATTTAACATtccaaatttgaaaacttgtagaataaaattgtaaaacttcatgtattattattattattattattattattattattattattattattatttgttgataactcaatatattcaagttttctttttgttaaaattttttattgaccCCCTTAAACAAAATTCCATGAGCCGCCACTGACTATGTTGCTTTAGTTGcaccaaaaaattttgaagttaatacaaatttcatcacaaaaaaaacctatgaTGTGGTAATTAACATGACTttcaataacataaaaaataaatgttatttatacccccccccctttttcttttttctttttttgtagttAGTGACATCATATAGTCAAATTTGTAacatctctagcattattcaaaTGACACCAATCATATGTCAATTTATAAGGTAGGAAACTTGGGCACTTCATTTAGGATGTCGTATTCGTATCGTATTTGTATTATACTGGTGTCGTACCAGCTGTTTCATGTTATACTTTTTCATAAATTGCTCGTGTTACCATGTCGTACTCGTGTTCGTACCCGTACCCGAATCTGTGTTCGTGCTTCCTAATTTGTAAGCCTTTTGCAATAAAATCTATagcatttttagcatttttcgtTATCAAAATAGTTATATATGATATGAAGATCAAATAGCTAGGCTTTTCTATACTAACaggaatattttcttttgtgatGAGCTTGTAGGAAGTTTGGACACTCTGTAGAATTTTAAAGCGAGATGTTTCTTATAAAAAGTGGCAAGAGATCTCTTCTAAACCAAGTCTGACTGATTCAAGCTGTACAACATCATGCAGCTTTGATTCCAACATTGACAGAGACAGGTATTTGAACTTTGGAGCCTCCGCTGCAATAGAAAATGAAAGGAAGCATTTCAGTGATATCTATGAAAGGAACCAGTTCAGTGCAGGACAGCTGAGCTTAACAGGTGAAGTCCCATATATGGCTTCATGTGTTAGCGATTTGAACCCAAACGGAGATGATTATTCTAAAGAAGGAAACTGGGATGAGCTCATGCCAATGGTTGAATTTGCAACTGATCCATCAATGCTATATAGTTTTAGGTAGATATAGAAAATTGACGTCTCTAATATACTATTGCTCGTTTacttactccaaaaaaaaaaaaaaagacacggAAATAATGCATTATTGATTGTAACGTACTGTTACTTGATGTTTGCTTACCCGTGactgacttcttttttttgggtaaactgTGTCTGACTTCTGTTCCTTGTTATAACTGCAATATGAAATGacagatgagaaagagaaattttatCTAACTTCAAAGTGATAACGAAATAATTCAAGAGTGATCTTGCCTCTGATTAGCGTTCTGTTTGGCGAGTACATTTGAGTTGGAATATGTGGCATTGTTGTTTCTTGCTATGTGAAACAACTAACTGCCATGTTTTGACTTTATTTGGCATACATCTTTGGTGATCAATGCGCCACCTTTTTGGACTACAATTAATtctaaactaatttttacaataattttatacgACAAATTATAACTAGTTATCTATTACTTTTTATATGGgtcaataacattttttttttcaacactCATAATCAGTTACGATGAATAATTGTAAAAATGAGTGTAAAACTGGTtgtggttttagaatttttcaaaTGAACAAGACTCTCTCCATAATTTCAAAGTGATACCAAATAATTGAAAAGTGATTTGCACCTCTAATTGGTGTTCTGTTTGGTGAGTACATGTGAGTCGAAACATAATGCATTTTTCTTCCTTGTTATGTGAAACGGCTATCTGCCTTTGTTTTGACTTCTTTGTGCATGCCCGTGTGACCAAACCAATGCGCCACTTAATCCTCATAGGATTCTCTCCATTTCAAttccttttaattttgttcatttcacagttaaaattttaatttcaaaatcaaatattggACGTAATTCCAtgtcattaaaattttaaataacctTGCAATCTGTACacatctaaaattttaaaatctaatatGAACAATGAAATAAAACCATTTTAAATGGAAAGGATCCTTTTCCCACCCAAACTTGGTCAAAATATTTCCATGATCATGGCTGTTCCACTCAT
This genomic stretch from Quercus lobata isolate SW786 chromosome 3, ValleyOak3.0 Primary Assembly, whole genome shotgun sequence harbors:
- the LOC115982004 gene encoding transcription factor JUNGBRUNNEN 1-like, encoding MEVKKMSALVNGGKDDENFLPGFRFHPTDEELVGFYLQRKVDKKPICLDLIKHIDIYKHDPWDLPKNEAGSVGEKEWYFFCRRGRKYKNSVRPNRVTGSGFWKATGIDKAIYSVKEPHECIGLKKSLVYYRGSAGKGTKTDWMMHEFRLPASKSTNPSVTKNTTQEAEVWTLCRILKRDVSYKKWQEISSKPSLTDSSCTTSCSFDSNIDRDRYLNFGASAAIENERKHFSDIYERNQFSAGQLSLTGEVPYMASCVSDLNPNGDDYSKEGNWDELMPMVEFATDPSMLYSFR